Below is a window of Aerococcus viridans DNA.
TCCCGAGCAAGTTACCTGCTCCACGGATGGACAGGTCCCGCATGGCAATCTTAAAACCAGACCCTAGTTCCGTGAAATCACGTAAGGCCATCAAGCGTTTTTCAGATACCTCAGACAACATCTTGTCTGGCCGATACATGAAGTAGGCATAGGCAATTCGAGTTGACCGCCCAACCCGGCCCCGTAATTGGTAAAGGGTAGATAGCCCCATCCGGTCGGCCCCTTCAACTAGTAAGGTGTTAGCATTAGGAATGTCGACCCCTGTTTCAATAATGGTTGTAGTCACTAAAACATCAAACTCACCAAGGACAAAGTCCATCATGACATTTTCCAATTGAACAACAGTCATTTGACCATGGGCAATGGCTACCCTCGCTTCAGGTACTAACTCATTGATAAAGGCTGCTTTTTCTTCGATTTGGGCCACATTATTAAAGAGATAGAAAACTTGGCCGTCTCGGGCAATTTCTCGTTCAATGGCATCTTTGACAGCCCCGTAATTTTGTTCCATTACAAAAGTCTGGACGGGATATCGGTTAGCTGGTGGAGTTTCAATAACGGATAAGTCCCGAACCCCTAGCATAGACATGTTTAAAGTACGAGGAATCGGTGTCGCCGTCAGGGTCAACACATCCACATTGGCTTTTAAAGCCTTCAGTTTTTCTTTGGCCTTCACCCCAAACCGTTGCTCCTCATCGACCACTAATAGGCCTAAATCAAGGAACTCCACATCTTTAGACAGGATGCGGTGAGTACCAATCACAATGTCCACTTGCCCCTTTTTCAAGCCCGCAATGGTTTCATTTTGTTGGGCCTTACTTCTAAATCTAGATAGTAAGCCAATTTCAAAAGGCCAGTCCGCAAACCGTTCTGTAAAGGTTTCGTAGTGTTGTTGGGCTAAAACAGTCGTTGGCACTAGGAAAGCAACTTGTTTACCCTCCATTAAGGCTTTAAAGACAGCTCGCATAGCGACTTCTGTTTTCCCAAAACCGACATCACCAACAAGTAATCGGTCCATCGGTTTCTCTACTTCCATATCCTTCTTAATTTCCGCGATTGACCGGACTTGGTCATCGGTTTCTGAATAAGGGAAGGCATTCTCAAATTCAGCCTGTTCAGCAGTATCTGGACCAAAAGCGAAACCTTTCTGAGCTTCACGAGAGGCGTATAAGTCAATCAGTTCATCCGCGATATCTTCAATCTTACTGGACACCTTCTGCTTGGTTTTCGCCCATTCGCTACCGCCCATTTTATTTAATTTAGGCTCACGCCCCTCAGCAGACACATATTTTTGGACCAAATCGATCTGGTCAATCGGTACATGAATAGCTGCTTGGTCGGCGAAGACAATGGTCAGGTAGTCTTGATGAGTGCCGGCAAACTCGATCGTTTCAATCCCGGTATACCGACCAATCCCGTGGTTCACGTGGACCACATAATCCCCAACTTCTAATTGTTGGTAGTTTTTGATTCGTTCCGCATTTGAAATCAGCGGTTTCTTAGCCTTGCGTCGTTTCTTTTGGGTATGGAAAATATCTGCTTCAGCCAGTAAGACTAAGCGTTCTTGGACGAATTCAATCGATCCTGATAAGCCACCCGCAATTAAGTTGATCTTGTTGGCGAAGATATTCCCTTCGTCCGTCGCTTCAGCCCTTACATCTATTTCTTGCAAAATGGTTTGGACTTCTTTCACTCTGTCCTTGTCTTTTAACATGACAACCACTGTTCGACCTGTCCGAACCCAAGCATCTAGCTCAATTTTCAGGGCATCCATTTGGTCATAAAACTGGGTAATCATTCGCGTTTGATACTGGTACAGCCCATCGAATTTCAGTGACCCTAGCCCTTGCTGCCATACAGAAAAGTAAAATTTACGACCTTTAAAAGCTTGAATACCTTCCTTAAAGTCAGCATAAACTTGGACCTGGGCTGGTAATTGTCCCATTTCAACCATGGTTTGTAAATACATTTCGGTATTGCTGATCCAAGTAGCCTCTTCTTGAATTAAACGCGCATAGTCGTCCAAAATCAAGAAGGCTTGGTCGCCAATGTAGTCAAGAATCGTTGTCGTTTCTGGGTACATATACCGGTGGAAGTATTTTGAGTTTTCCGTGGTTTCGCCATTTTTCCAGGCAAGAGCTTCATCATTGACAACTGCAGTCGCTAGATCTTTAACCACGTCGTCTTTAATCTTAGCCAACGACTTGGCCATCAGTTTTTGGAAGGCATCAGCTTGGGCCTGCAATTGTTGCGGCAAGACAATGAATTCTTGCGACGGTTGAATATTGATACTTGGTTGGTCTTGCAGGGATTTTTGGTTGTTGGGATCAAAAGTTGAAATCCGCTCCACCTCATCAAAGGCTAAAGACACTCGAATCGGATATTCGGCATTTATAGGATAGAAGTCTACGATATCCCCGCGTTGACTCATTTCGCCTGGGGTCATGACAATTTCAGCCCGTTGGTAACCCTGGTTTAACAGACGTTGAACTAGGGTAGCTGGCTCTAATTCGTCCCCTAATTTGACTAGTAAACGAGTATTGTCCCAAATTTCTGTTGGGGTCAGCAGGCGTTTCAAACCAAACATAGGCGTGATTAAGACACCAGTCGCTTTAGGGTCGCGCGCCCAATTTAAAACAGTCAACCGATCGGCTAAGGCTTCTGGACTGGCAATCGCCCAGTCAGCAGCCACAGATTCTGGCACATTAAAGAGATGCAATTGTTCATCAGTAAAGTCACTTTGCAGGTCATTATAAAAGTGGTCGGCTTGCAGTAGATTGTTGGTTACAATGACTACTTTTTGTTCACTGGCCAAATTCAGTAGGGTTTTTGCCATATAAGCCCGACTAGCCCCTTGAAGGCCCAGATATAGGACTGATTGACCTGATTTGGCTTGTTGTTTAAATGATTCATTTTGAGATTCCTGCAAGAAAAACGTTTGTAAATCCAAGCGGTCTCCCTCCTTTTCTTGGCTAGTTATTGTAGTTGGTCATAGTTTCCTCGAAAGAATGACCCGCTAACCAGTAATCAATAGCTTCAACAGCTGCACGCGTAGCTGTAAGCATTGGGGTATGGTCTTCTTTTGGAAATCTTGATAGGACGTGGTTCACAACGGTCCCGTCCTTACCCGGATGGCCGATGCCTAATTTAATGCGACGAATTTTGTCGGTGCCAAGGTGGGCAATCAGTGATTTCACACCGTTATGTCCACCAGCAGAACCCTTTTGACGTAAACGAATCCGGCCTGGATCCATATCTAAATCATCATAAACCACTAGGATATCCTCAACTGGAATAGAATAGTAGTGGGCCATCGCGCCAACCGCTTCTCCTGAATTGTTCATAAAGGTAGTCGGTTTTAGGAAAATCACTTTCTCTCCGTTAACAAAAGTTTCAAAGTATTCCCCTTTAAAGCCTGTTTTGTTGAAGGTCTCATTATGTTGGTAGGCCCATTCATCTAAGGCAATAAAACCGATATTATGTCGTGTATCCTCATATTTCTTACCTGGAT
It encodes the following:
- the pth gene encoding aminoacyl-tRNA hydrolase — encoded protein: MKLIVGLGNPGKKYEDTRHNIGFIALDEWAYQHNETFNKTGFKGEYFETFVNGEKVIFLKPTTFMNNSGEAVGAMAHYYSIPVEDILVVYDDLDMDPGRIRLRQKGSAGGHNGVKSLIAHLGTDKIRRIKLGIGHPGKDGTVVNHVLSRFPKEDHTPMLTATRAAVEAIDYWLAGHSFEETMTNYNN
- the mfd gene encoding transcription-repair coupling factor: MDLQTFFLQESQNESFKQQAKSGQSVLYLGLQGASRAYMAKTLLNLASEQKVVIVTNNLLQADHFYNDLQSDFTDEQLHLFNVPESVAADWAIASPEALADRLTVLNWARDPKATGVLITPMFGLKRLLTPTEIWDNTRLLVKLGDELEPATLVQRLLNQGYQRAEIVMTPGEMSQRGDIVDFYPINAEYPIRVSLAFDEVERISTFDPNNQKSLQDQPSINIQPSQEFIVLPQQLQAQADAFQKLMAKSLAKIKDDVVKDLATAVVNDEALAWKNGETTENSKYFHRYMYPETTTILDYIGDQAFLILDDYARLIQEEATWISNTEMYLQTMVEMGQLPAQVQVYADFKEGIQAFKGRKFYFSVWQQGLGSLKFDGLYQYQTRMITQFYDQMDALKIELDAWVRTGRTVVVMLKDKDRVKEVQTILQEIDVRAEATDEGNIFANKINLIAGGLSGSIEFVQERLVLLAEADIFHTQKKRRKAKKPLISNAERIKNYQQLEVGDYVVHVNHGIGRYTGIETIEFAGTHQDYLTIVFADQAAIHVPIDQIDLVQKYVSAEGREPKLNKMGGSEWAKTKQKVSSKIEDIADELIDLYASREAQKGFAFGPDTAEQAEFENAFPYSETDDQVRSIAEIKKDMEVEKPMDRLLVGDVGFGKTEVAMRAVFKALMEGKQVAFLVPTTVLAQQHYETFTERFADWPFEIGLLSRFRSKAQQNETIAGLKKGQVDIVIGTHRILSKDVEFLDLGLLVVDEEQRFGVKAKEKLKALKANVDVLTLTATPIPRTLNMSMLGVRDLSVIETPPANRYPVQTFVMEQNYGAVKDAIEREIARDGQVFYLFNNVAQIEEKAAFINELVPEARVAIAHGQMTVVQLENVMMDFVLGEFDVLVTTTIIETGVDIPNANTLLVEGADRMGLSTLYQLRGRVGRSTRIAYAYFMYRPDKMLSEVSEKRLMALRDFTELGSGFKIAMRDLSIRGAGNLLGKQQHGFVNSVGFDLYSQMLREAVQRKRGILPAKKTEPVEISLSIDAYIPQNYIRDERQKVEIYKRVQAMTSVDEMWDLDDELMDRYGEPPIETQLLLQVGAIKAAADKVGVTSIKRITASNTIEVLFHENLEQQIMTPAIFKALEDNPFRLAIKQVGAALMISLGLNKLSTEEWLDYLLQFTTKLANDENVVQMKADQLAKEKADYEKAQALKAEQEEAAGKAAVDAQVKAAENEADQTGLDAENDQVGD